Proteins from one Pongo abelii isolate AG06213 chromosome 7, NHGRI_mPonAbe1-v2.0_pri, whole genome shotgun sequence genomic window:
- the SARAF gene encoding store-operated calcium entry-associated regulatory factor (The RefSeq protein has 1 substitution compared to this genomic sequence) produces MLLRDVKALTLHYDRYTTSRRLDPIPQLKCVGGTAGCDSYTPKVIQCQNKGWDGYDVQWECKTDLDIAYKFGKTVVSCEGYESSEDQYVLRGSCGLEYNLDYTELGLQKLKESGKQHGFASFSDYYYKWYSADSCNMSGLITIVVLLGIAFVVYKLFLSDGQYSPPPYSEYPPFSHRYQRFTNSAGPPPPGFKSEFTGPQNTGHGATSGFGSAFTGQQGYENSGPGFWTGLGTGGILGYLFGSNRAATPFSDSWYYPSYPPSYPGTWNRAYSPLRGGSGSYSACSNSDTKTRTASGYGGTRRR; encoded by the exons ATGTTGCTGCGGGATGTAAAAGCTCTTACCCTCCACTATGACCGCTATACCACCTCCCGCAGGCTGGATCCCATCCCACAGTTGAAATGTGTTGGAGGCACAGCTGGTTGTGATTCTTATACCCCAAAAGTCATACAGTGTCAGAACAAAGGCTGGGATGGGTATGATGTACAG TGGGAATGTAAGACGGACTTAGATATTGCATACAAATTTGGAAAAACTGTGGTGAGCTGTGAAGGCTATGAGTCCTCTGAAGACCAGTATGTACTAAGAGGTTCTTGTGGCTTGGAGTACAATTTAGATTATACAGAACTTGGCCTGCAGAAACTGAAGGAGTCTGGAAAGCAGCACGGCTTTGCCTCtttctctgattattattatAAGTGGTACTCGGCGGATTCCTGTAACATGAGTGGATTGATTACCATCGTGGTGCTCCTTGGGATCGCCTTTGTAGTCTATAAGCTGTTCCTGAGTGACGGGCAGTATTCTCCTCCACCGTACTCTGAGTATCCTCCATTTTCCCACCGTTACCAGAGATTCACCAACTCAGCAGGACCTCCTCCCCCAGGCTTTAAGTCTGAGTTCACAG GACCGCAGAATACTGGCCATGGTGCAACTTCTGGTTTTGGCAGTGCTTTTACGGGACAACAAGGATATGAAAATTCAGGACCAGGGTTCTGGACTGGCTTGGGAACTGGTGGAATACTAGGATATTTGTTTGGCAGCAATAG AGCGGCAACACCCTTCTCAGACTCGTGGTACTACCCGTCCTATCCTGCCTCCTACCCTGGCACATGGAATAGGGCTTACTCACCCCTTCGTGGAGGCTCGGGCAGCTATTCGGCATGTTCAAACTCAGACACGAAAACCAGAACTGCATCAG GATATGGTGGTACCAGGAGACGATAA
- the SARAF gene encoding store-operated calcium entry-associated regulatory factor isoform X1: MASACGPGAAGHCLLLGLHLFLLTAGPALGWNDPDRMLLRDVKALTLHYDRYTTSRRLDPIPQLKCVGGTAGCDSYTPKVIQCQNKGWDGYDVQWECKTDLDIAYKFGKTVVSCEGYESSEDQYVLRGSCGLEYNLDYTELGLQKLKESGKQHGFASFSDYYYKWYSADSCNMSGLITIVVLLGIAFVVYKLFLSDGQYSPPPYSEYPPFSHRYQRFTNSAGPPPPGFKSEFTGPQNTGHGATSGFGSAFTGQQGYENSGPGFWTGLGTGGILGYLFGSNRAATPFSDSWYYPSYPASYPGTWNRAYSPLRGGSGSYSACSNSDTKTRTASGYGGTRRR; the protein is encoded by the exons ATGGCCTCAGCCTGCGGGCCGGGAGCGGCCGGGCACTGCTTGCTCCTCGGCCTGCATTTGTTTCTGCTGACCGCGGGCCCTGCCCTGGGCTGGAACGACCCTG ACAGAATGTTGCTGCGGGATGTAAAAGCTCTTACCCTCCACTATGACCGCTATACCACCTCCCGCAGGCTGGATCCCATCCCACAGTTGAAATGTGTTGGAGGCACAGCTGGTTGTGATTCTTATACCCCAAAAGTCATACAGTGTCAGAACAAAGGCTGGGATGGGTATGATGTACAG TGGGAATGTAAGACGGACTTAGATATTGCATACAAATTTGGAAAAACTGTGGTGAGCTGTGAAGGCTATGAGTCCTCTGAAGACCAGTATGTACTAAGAGGTTCTTGTGGCTTGGAGTACAATTTAGATTATACAGAACTTGGCCTGCAGAAACTGAAGGAGTCTGGAAAGCAGCACGGCTTTGCCTCtttctctgattattattatAAGTGGTACTCGGCGGATTCCTGTAACATGAGTGGATTGATTACCATCGTGGTGCTCCTTGGGATCGCCTTTGTAGTCTATAAGCTGTTCCTGAGTGACGGGCAGTATTCTCCTCCACCGTACTCTGAGTATCCTCCATTTTCCCACCGTTACCAGAGATTCACCAACTCAGCAGGACCTCCTCCCCCAGGCTTTAAGTCTGAGTTCACAG GACCGCAGAATACTGGCCATGGTGCAACTTCTGGTTTTGGCAGTGCTTTTACGGGACAACAAGGATATGAAAATTCAGGACCAGGGTTCTGGACTGGCTTGGGAACTGGTGGAATACTAGGATATTTGTTTGGCAGCAATAG AGCGGCAACACCCTTCTCAGACTCGTGGTACTACCCGTCCTATCCTGCCTCCTACCCTGGCACATGGAATAGGGCTTACTCACCCCTTCGTGGAGGCTCGGGCAGCTATTCGGCATGTTCAAACTCAGACACGAAAACCAGAACTGCATCAG GATATGGTGGTACCAGGAGACGATAA